The following are encoded in a window of Alphaproteobacteria bacterium genomic DNA:
- the pyrC gene encoding dihydroorotase, translating into MTDRIVIARPDDWHVHLRDGAMLDAVAPYTARQFARAIVMPNLVPPVTTAAAASAYRERIRKAAGPGFEPLMTVYLTDGIDPDELERGYAEGVWVAAKLYPAHATTNSAHGVTDIAKIKAGLARMQKIGMKLLIHGEVTDKAVDIFDREKTFIDRVMAPLRRDFPGLKIVFEHITTKEAAEFVLAQKVDTAATITPHHLIIDRNAIFEGGVRPHLYCLPIAKRAIHRDALRKAATSGDARFFLGTDTAPHTVETKEAACGCAGIFNAPAALEAYVQVFDEEKALDKFEAFASLNGPAFYGLPVNKQKIALSRAANAIPDRVAAAGTGVVAFLGGKTIPWRFDGVV; encoded by the coding sequence GTGACCGACCGCATCGTCATCGCCCGGCCCGACGATTGGCATGTGCATCTGCGCGACGGCGCGATGCTCGACGCCGTCGCCCCCTACACCGCGCGTCAATTCGCCCGCGCGATCGTGATGCCCAATTTGGTGCCGCCGGTCACGACCGCCGCCGCCGCTTCGGCCTATCGCGAGCGTATCCGGAAGGCGGCGGGCCCGGGCTTCGAGCCGCTGATGACGGTGTACCTCACCGACGGGATCGATCCCGACGAACTCGAGCGCGGCTACGCCGAGGGCGTTTGGGTCGCGGCGAAGCTTTATCCCGCGCACGCGACGACCAATTCCGCGCATGGCGTGACCGATATCGCCAAGATCAAGGCAGGGCTGGCGCGCATGCAGAAGATCGGCATGAAGCTGCTGATCCATGGCGAGGTCACCGACAAGGCCGTCGATATTTTCGATCGCGAGAAAACCTTCATCGACCGGGTGATGGCGCCGCTGCGCCGTGATTTCCCCGGTTTGAAGATCGTGTTCGAGCACATTACGACAAAGGAAGCGGCCGAGTTCGTGCTGGCGCAGAAGGTCGACACCGCCGCGACGATCACGCCGCATCATCTGATCATCGATCGCAATGCGATCTTCGAAGGCGGCGTGCGCCCGCATCTTTATTGCCTGCCGATCGCCAAGCGCGCGATCCATCGCGATGCGCTGCGCAAAGCCGCGACGTCCGGCGATGCGCGTTTCTTCCTGGGCACCGATACGGCCCCGCATACGGTCGAGACGAAGGAAGCGGCGTGCGGCTGTGCGGGTATCTTCAACGCGCCCGCGGCGCTCGAAGCCTATGTGCAGGTCTTCGACGAGGAAAAGGCGCTCGACAAGTTCGAAGCCTTCGCCAGTTTGAACGGCCCGGCCTTCTATGGCCTGCCGGTCAACAAGCAAAAGATCGCGTTGAGCCGTGCGGCGAACGCGATCCCCGATCGCGTCGCGGCGGCGGGGACGGGCGTCGTCGCCTTCCTGGGCGGCAAGACGATCCCGTGGCGCTTCGACGGCGTGGTCTGA
- a CDS encoding sulfite exporter TauE/SafE family protein: MLDLEGGASAVVLLLAVIAVSGAVAGFLAGLLGVGGGIVVVPALFWVLTHAGIDASIRMQVAVATSLATIIPTSIISARAHRKRGSLDEALLKRWLVPAILGAILGSAFASLVDGRLLAGIFGGVAVIVAVQMVAFPGGVALRKELPGPIGQRVMALMIGGLSSIMGIGGGTLAVPTLSLFSFPIRMAVGTAAGIGLFIAIPATLGFIAGGWHVADLPPFSIGYVSLPAGLAILAAQLPCVGYGAKVAHAISQPALRRAFGVVLAIVGLRMLSTLF; this comes from the coding sequence ATGCTGGATTTGGAGGGCGGCGCGTCGGCCGTCGTGTTGCTGTTGGCGGTGATCGCGGTTTCGGGTGCGGTCGCGGGTTTTCTGGCGGGGCTTTTGGGCGTGGGTGGCGGCATCGTCGTGGTGCCCGCACTGTTCTGGGTGCTGACGCATGCGGGCATCGACGCATCGATCCGCATGCAGGTCGCGGTCGCGACGTCGCTGGCGACCATCATTCCCACCTCGATCATTTCGGCGCGCGCGCACCGCAAGCGCGGCTCGCTGGACGAAGCGCTGCTCAAGCGCTGGCTCGTGCCCGCGATCCTCGGCGCGATCCTGGGCTCGGCCTTCGCGTCGCTGGTCGATGGGCGCCTGCTCGCCGGGATTTTCGGCGGCGTGGCGGTCATCGTCGCGGTGCAGATGGTCGCGTTTCCGGGCGGCGTCGCGCTGCGCAAGGAACTGCCCGGCCCGATCGGCCAGCGCGTGATGGCGCTTATGATCGGCGGCTTGTCGTCGATCATGGGCATCGGCGGCGGCACGCTGGCCGTGCCCACGCTGTCGCTGTTCTCCTTCCCGATCCGCATGGCGGTGGGAACGGCGGCGGGGATAGGCTTGTTCATCGCGATCCCGGCCACGCTCGGCTTCATCGCCGGCGGCTGGCATGTCGCCGATTTGCCGCCGTTCTCGATCGGCTATGTCAGCCTGCCGGCGGGCTTGGCGATCCTGGCCGCCCAATTGCCTTGCGTGGGCTACGGCGCCAAAGTCGCGCATGCGATCTCGCAGCCCGCCTTGCGCCGCGCTTTCGGCGTGGTGCTGGCGATCGTGGGCTTGCGGATGCTGTCGACGCTCTTCTAA